One window of Candidatus Sericytochromatia bacterium genomic DNA carries:
- the rpmB gene encoding 50S ribosomal protein L28 has translation MSRVCSISGKRRNTAHNVSHSQVKTKRVQQVNLQTKRFWFAEEGRWVRLRVSTKVMKTISRHGLAATLKRYGAELS, from the coding sequence ATGTCACGTGTTTGCAGCATTTCCGGTAAGCGGCGCAACACCGCCCACAACGTCAGCCATTCCCAGGTCAAGACCAAGCGGGTGCAGCAGGTGAACCTGCAGACCAAGCGCTTCTGGTTCGCCGAGGAGGGCCGCTGGGTGCGCCTGAGGGTATCGACCAAGGTCATGAAGACGATCTCGCGCCACGGCTTGGCGGCCACGCTGAAGCGTTACGGAGCCGAACTGTCGTGA